In the Vicinamibacteria bacterium genome, one interval contains:
- a CDS encoding bifunctional enoyl-CoA hydratase/phosphate acetyltransferase — protein MSKEPGTGKYERLLERCRNLEPVPTAVAYPCEESALAGAVEAAQKGLIVPILVGPADRIAEIGRPAGIDVGDYEIVDVADSHASASRAVALVREGKAELLMKGSLHTDELMGAVVSREGGLRTARRISHIFVMDVPTYHKVLIVTDGAINIAPTLEDKVDICQNAIDLAVALGRENPKVAILAAVETVTSKMPATIDAAALCKMADRGQIKGALLDGPLAFDNAISREAAATKGIRSEVAGDPDILLAPDLEAGNILAKQLSFLANADSAGLVLGARVPVILTSRADSVRSRIASCAVAMLAAHARRQAIGKG, from the coding sequence ATGAGCAAAGAGCCTGGAACGGGGAAATATGAACGATTGCTCGAGAGGTGCCGAAATCTCGAGCCGGTTCCGACCGCGGTCGCGTACCCTTGCGAAGAGTCCGCGCTGGCCGGAGCGGTCGAAGCGGCGCAAAAAGGGCTCATCGTGCCCATCCTCGTGGGTCCCGCCGACCGGATCGCCGAAATCGGCCGTCCCGCTGGCATCGACGTCGGCGATTACGAGATCGTGGACGTTGCCGATAGCCATGCGTCAGCGTCCCGGGCGGTCGCGCTCGTCCGCGAGGGCAAGGCGGAGCTCCTGATGAAAGGGAGCCTCCATACCGACGAGTTGATGGGAGCCGTCGTTTCTCGCGAAGGAGGACTCCGTACCGCGAGGCGAATCAGTCACATCTTCGTCATGGACGTTCCCACCTATCACAAGGTCCTGATCGTGACCGACGGCGCGATCAATATCGCTCCCACTCTCGAAGACAAGGTGGACATCTGCCAGAACGCCATCGACCTGGCCGTGGCTCTCGGCCGGGAAAACCCGAAGGTCGCCATCCTGGCCGCGGTCGAGACCGTGACCTCCAAGATGCCAGCCACCATCGATGCCGCAGCTCTCTGCAAGATGGCCGACCGGGGACAGATCAAGGGCGCCCTCCTGGATGGACCCCTGGCGTTCGACAACGCCATCAGCCGGGAGGCGGCGGCAACGAAAGGCATTCGTTCCGAGGTCGCGGGCGATCCGGACATCTTGCTCGCGCCGGATCTGGAGGCGGGAAACATCCTCGCCAAGCAGCTCAGCTTTCTCGCCAACGCCGACAGCGCCGGCCTGGTTTTGGGTGCGAGGGTGCCGGTTATTCTCACGAGCCGGGCGGACAGCGTGCGGTCTCGGATCGCGAGCTGCGCCGTCGCCATGCTGGCGGCTCATGCCCGCCGTCAGGCGATAGGAAAGGGTTGA